A single window of Collinsella aerofaciens DNA harbors:
- a CDS encoding double-cubane-cluster-containing anaerobic reductase, with translation MSENIEQPLPSTFEEFNEQRKAAFIRVKDYKQAGNRLVGFLCSYTPLEIIDAAGAASVALCGTSDEVIPEAEKVLPANLCPLIKSTYGFAYSQKCPFTYFSDMIIGETTCDGKKKMYELLNELKRTHILHLPQGRDRAYERESWYEECRLLKEELEGFYGITITDDDLRAAVRRRNRLRAAQLDMFALQANQPAAMSGVDLMSTMFAGTFSFDIEAYTQQLEQKVAKLREAYDAGERPVAADAKRILITGCPVGGVINKIGRTIESNGGVVVCMDDCSGERTAAMMIDPEAPDILRAIADRYLDINCSVMTPNVGRMENTLAMCEKYHVDGVVENVLQACHTFNVESARMQEAVESAGIAYMKIETDYSNGDMGQIETRIAAFIETL, from the coding sequence ATGTCGGAAAATATTGAGCAGCCATTGCCGTCCACGTTTGAGGAGTTCAACGAGCAGCGCAAGGCGGCGTTTATTCGCGTCAAGGATTACAAACAGGCCGGCAATCGCCTGGTCGGCTTTTTGTGCAGCTATACGCCGCTCGAGATTATCGACGCCGCGGGCGCTGCAAGTGTGGCCTTGTGCGGCACGTCCGATGAGGTGATTCCCGAGGCCGAGAAGGTGCTGCCGGCAAACCTCTGCCCGCTCATCAAGTCGACCTACGGCTTTGCCTACTCGCAAAAGTGTCCGTTTACGTACTTTAGCGACATGATCATCGGCGAGACCACCTGCGACGGCAAAAAGAAGATGTACGAGTTGCTCAACGAGCTCAAGCGCACGCACATTCTGCATCTTCCGCAGGGTCGCGATCGTGCCTACGAGCGTGAAAGCTGGTACGAGGAGTGCCGCCTGCTCAAGGAGGAGCTCGAGGGCTTCTACGGCATTACGATTACTGATGACGACCTGCGCGCCGCCGTCCGTCGCCGCAATCGCCTGCGTGCGGCGCAGCTCGATATGTTCGCGCTTCAGGCCAACCAGCCTGCGGCCATGAGTGGCGTTGACCTGATGAGCACTATGTTTGCCGGTACGTTCAGCTTTGATATCGAGGCCTATACGCAGCAGCTGGAGCAAAAGGTCGCCAAGCTGCGCGAGGCCTACGATGCGGGCGAGCGCCCGGTTGCGGCGGATGCCAAGCGCATTCTGATCACCGGTTGCCCGGTGGGCGGCGTGATCAACAAGATCGGCCGTACTATCGAGTCCAACGGCGGTGTGGTCGTGTGTATGGACGACTGCTCGGGCGAGCGCACGGCGGCCATGATGATCGACCCGGAGGCTCCCGATATCCTGCGCGCCATCGCCGACCGCTACCTGGACATCAACTGCTCGGTCATGACGCCCAACGTCGGTCGTATGGAAAATACGCTGGCCATGTGCGAGAAGTATCACGTTGATGGCGTGGTCGAAAACGTGCTCCAGGCCTGCCACACCTTTAACGTGGAGAGTGCTCGCATGCAGGAGGCTGTCGAGAGCGCGGGTATTGCGTATATGAAGATCGAGACCGACTACAGCAACGGCGACATGGGTCAGATCGAGACTCGCATCGCCGCCTTCATCGAAACCCTCTAG
- the brnQ gene encoding branched-chain amino acid transport system II carrier protein, with amino-acid sequence MASSAPRGLRSDHVVTVGIALFSMLFGAGNLIIPPLLALQAGSATPVAMLGFLIAAIGLPVMGFIDVALAGTARELAGRVHPKFGEFFVAAVYLAIGPCLAIPRTSSTAFEMLVPLLPEGVSLGTARLVFAIGFFVVAFVLTLRPGVITRVLGRITGPALIALIVLVVGAAVVSPLGPAAAPQAPYNAGAAVQGFLTGYQTMDLLASLAFGIIIAETIHELGVTDDKRVAFEISRSGVIAGVLMAIIYCGLALAGMQLGTVMPDATNGAAILARSASMHFGLAGTVVVFAIFFLACMNVCIGLISCCSRYFCETYVVEGGAEASEEAMRRPFAILAFVFATFSCVLSNVGLDVILMFSVPMLNALYPVAIVLVLMGLVHGFCDAHPQVWVWVGGVVAVQSVITSVRDAFFAGAWLPFDALPLADIGAAWAPVAVVAFVIGLVHSQFVAHSRN; translated from the coding sequence ATGGCCTCATCCGCGCCGCGCGGTCTGCGCTCCGACCATGTCGTCACCGTCGGCATCGCCCTATTCTCGATGCTCTTTGGCGCCGGCAACCTCATTATTCCGCCACTGCTGGCGCTGCAGGCAGGTTCTGCCACGCCGGTCGCCATGCTCGGCTTTCTCATCGCCGCCATCGGCCTGCCCGTCATGGGCTTTATCGACGTGGCGCTTGCCGGAACGGCGCGCGAGCTTGCCGGCCGCGTGCATCCCAAGTTTGGCGAATTCTTCGTTGCGGCGGTCTATCTGGCCATCGGCCCGTGCCTGGCCATTCCTCGCACAAGCTCTACGGCGTTCGAAATGCTGGTGCCGCTGCTGCCCGAGGGTGTTTCGCTCGGCACGGCACGTCTGGTGTTTGCCATCGGGTTCTTCGTCGTCGCGTTTGTGCTCACGCTGCGCCCGGGTGTTATCACACGCGTGCTCGGCCGCATTACGGGCCCCGCGCTCATTGCGCTCATCGTGCTGGTCGTGGGTGCCGCCGTGGTGTCGCCGCTGGGTCCCGCAGCCGCGCCACAGGCCCCCTACAATGCCGGCGCCGCCGTGCAGGGCTTTTTGACTGGCTATCAGACCATGGACCTGCTCGCGTCGCTCGCCTTTGGCATCATCATCGCTGAGACCATCCACGAGTTGGGCGTTACCGATGACAAGCGCGTGGCCTTCGAGATTTCGCGTTCCGGTGTGATCGCCGGCGTGCTCATGGCCATCATCTACTGCGGCCTGGCGCTTGCCGGTATGCAGCTCGGCACGGTTATGCCCGACGCCACCAACGGCGCCGCGATCCTTGCGCGTTCGGCCTCTATGCACTTTGGCCTAGCCGGCACGGTTGTCGTCTTTGCGATTTTCTTCCTCGCCTGCATGAATGTCTGTATCGGCCTTATCAGCTGCTGCTCGCGTTACTTCTGCGAGACGTATGTGGTCGAAGGGGGAGCGGAGGCTTCCGAGGAGGCCATGCGCCGTCCCTTTGCGATTCTCGCCTTTGTGTTCGCAACGTTTTCGTGCGTGCTCTCCAACGTGGGCCTCGACGTGATCCTTATGTTCTCGGTGCCCATGCTCAACGCCTTGTATCCCGTTGCCATCGTGCTGGTGCTGATGGGCCTGGTGCACGGTTTTTGTGACGCGCATCCGCAGGTGTGGGTTTGGGTCGGCGGCGTCGTCGCGGTGCAGAGCGTGATCACCTCGGTCCGCGATGCGTTCTTTGCGGGGGCCTGGCTACCGTTCGATGCGTTGCCGCTGGCAGATATCGGTGCTGCGTGGGCGCCGGTTGCTGTGGTCGCGTTTGTGATTGGTCTGGTTCATAGCCAGTTTGTCGCACATTCGAGGAACTAG
- a CDS encoding DUF3343 domain-containing protein codes for MREKRPALVITFPTTAAAMGCESLCIERSLPGRTIPVPGEVAAGCGLAWKALPADEDLLRGELAAAGVPTEGFTVIDMWEVVR; via the coding sequence ATGAGGGAGAAGCGCCCGGCGCTTGTCATCACGTTTCCCACCACGGCGGCCGCCATGGGGTGCGAGTCCCTGTGCATCGAGCGCAGCCTTCCCGGGCGAACGATTCCCGTACCCGGGGAGGTCGCTGCCGGCTGCGGTTTGGCATGGAAGGCGTTGCCTGCCGATGAGGACCTGCTGCGCGGCGAGCTTGCCGCGGCGGGCGTCCCCACCGAGGGCTTTACGGTAATCGACATGTGGGAGGTCGTGCGATGA
- a CDS encoding acyl-CoA dehydratase activase, with translation MIGIGIDIGSTAAKAAVVNGEGSVAWTCVQPTGFSSVDAAERLRGELAAAGYDVTAEDARVVATGYGRVAVPYAHKVVTEITCHGTGAVLLFGDHGTVIDVGGQDTKVIQLKGGRVAKFAMNDKCAAGTGRFLEIMADRLGITQQQMADLARSGEPTKISSMCTVFAESEVISLIGRGEPRENIARGVIDSVVSRVATMAGQAAGAPYYLTGGLCENAFVVERLGELLGSPVTTSPQARFAGAIGAAIRAQALM, from the coding sequence ATGATAGGGATCGGGATCGATATCGGGTCTACGGCGGCTAAGGCTGCTGTGGTCAATGGGGAGGGTTCGGTGGCGTGGACGTGCGTGCAGCCAACCGGGTTTTCCTCGGTCGATGCGGCCGAGCGCCTGCGCGGTGAGCTCGCTGCAGCCGGCTATGACGTGACGGCTGAAGATGCTCGCGTGGTCGCGACTGGCTACGGTCGTGTCGCCGTGCCCTATGCGCACAAGGTCGTGACCGAGATTACCTGCCACGGTACCGGTGCCGTGCTCCTGTTTGGTGACCACGGTACCGTGATCGACGTGGGCGGCCAGGACACCAAGGTCATTCAGCTTAAAGGCGGCCGCGTGGCCAAGTTTGCCATGAACGACAAGTGCGCCGCCGGCACGGGGCGCTTTCTGGAGATCATGGCCGACCGCCTGGGCATTACCCAGCAGCAGATGGCCGACCTTGCGCGTTCCGGTGAGCCCACCAAGATATCCAGCATGTGCACGGTCTTTGCCGAAAGCGAGGTCATCAGCCTGATCGGTCGCGGTGAGCCGCGCGAGAACATTGCGCGCGGCGTGATCGACAGCGTGGTCTCGCGCGTGGCCACTATGGCCGGGCAGGCAGCGGGCGCCCCGTACTATCTGACCGGTGGCCTGTGCGAGAACGCCTTCGTGGTGGAGCGGTTGGGCGAGCTACTGGGGTCGCCGGTGACCACCTCGCCCCAGGCTCGCTTTGCCGGAGCGATCGGCGCGGCCATTCGAGCCCAGGCGCTCATGTAA
- a CDS encoding aminotransferase class V-fold PLP-dependent enzyme yields the protein MIYLDNAATTMHKPQTVIDAVTQAMCSLGNAGRGATSGALDAARTIHGCRTKLARFLGCPRADHVCFTPNSTAALNTVINGVVRPGDRVVTTVLEHNSVLRPLNRLAVEQGVTVEYAGCDANGVLDYDELEQLVTPGTRAVVVTHASNVTGNSVDVARVAAVAHAAGALVIVDASQSAGTAKIDMDTMGLDVVCFTGHKGLMGPQGTGGLAVAEGIDVAPWAMGGTGVRSFDALQPLEWPTRLEAGTLNGHGIAGLSAGLDFIEAQGGVEAIASSERALADRFLAGVREIPEIKLYGAFDQPTRSAIVSLNVGDIDSAEISDALMQGWGIATRPGAHCAPLMHRALGTERQGVVRFSFGYFNTDEEVDTAIDALRDLAC from the coding sequence ATGATCTACCTGGATAACGCGGCGACGACCATGCATAAGCCGCAGACGGTGATCGATGCCGTGACGCAGGCGATGTGCTCGCTCGGCAATGCCGGACGTGGCGCGACGTCGGGCGCGCTCGATGCGGCGCGCACGATTCATGGCTGCCGCACTAAGCTTGCGCGCTTTTTAGGTTGCCCGAGGGCAGACCATGTTTGTTTTACGCCCAACTCCACCGCGGCGCTCAACACCGTCATCAATGGCGTGGTGCGTCCCGGCGATCGTGTGGTCACGACGGTGCTCGAGCATAACTCCGTGCTGCGTCCGCTCAATCGCCTGGCGGTAGAGCAGGGCGTGACCGTTGAGTATGCGGGCTGCGACGCGAACGGCGTGCTCGACTACGACGAACTCGAGCAGCTGGTCACGCCGGGCACGCGTGCCGTGGTGGTGACGCACGCCTCCAATGTGACCGGCAACTCCGTTGATGTTGCACGTGTGGCGGCTGTGGCTCATGCGGCCGGCGCGCTGGTTATCGTCGACGCCTCTCAGTCTGCCGGTACGGCGAAGATTGACATGGATACCATGGGGCTCGACGTCGTGTGTTTTACCGGCCACAAGGGGCTCATGGGACCCCAAGGCACCGGCGGCCTGGCCGTGGCGGAGGGCATTGACGTGGCTCCGTGGGCCATGGGCGGCACGGGCGTGCGCAGCTTCGATGCGCTGCAGCCGCTTGAGTGGCCCACGCGCCTCGAGGCGGGCACGCTCAACGGTCACGGCATAGCGGGCCTATCCGCTGGTCTCGACTTTATCGAGGCCCAGGGTGGGGTCGAGGCGATTGCTTCCAGCGAGCGTGCGCTCGCTGATCGCTTTCTTGCCGGCGTGCGCGAAATCCCGGAGATCAAGCTTTACGGCGCCTTTGACCAGCCGACGCGCTCTGCAATTGTGTCGCTCAACGTGGGCGATATCGATTCGGCCGAGATCTCGGATGCGCTCATGCAAGGGTGGGGGATTGCGACGCGCCCCGGCGCCCATTGCGCCCCGCTCATGCACCGTGCACTGGGTACCGAGCGCCAGGGCGTCGTCCGCTTCTCGTTTGGGTATTTCAACACGGACGAGGAAGTCGACACCGCGATCGACGCTTTACGCGATTTAGCCTGCTAG
- a CDS encoding type II toxin-antitoxin system RelB/DinJ family antitoxin — MSSTQKRAILQVRIREEDKQHAERLYDAMGTSLAEAVRLFVAQSILMRKLPFQPVAVRSKDGTAAYGLLKAYGDPNRRSEERNAWIEYLATESDESVLGPEEVDIHE, encoded by the coding sequence ATGTCATCGACTCAAAAACGAGCCATCCTGCAGGTGCGCATTCGCGAGGAAGACAAGCAGCATGCCGAGCGTCTCTACGACGCCATGGGCACATCGCTCGCCGAGGCTGTCCGTCTATTTGTCGCGCAGAGTATTTTGATGCGCAAGCTCCCATTTCAACCGGTCGCCGTGCGCTCCAAGGACGGCACGGCCGCCTATGGACTGCTCAAAGCATACGGGGACCCCAATCGCCGCTCCGAGGAGCGCAATGCCTGGATTGAATACCTAGCCACAGAAAGCGACGAGTCGGTTTTGGGTCCCGAGGAAGTAGATATCCATGAGTAG
- a CDS encoding 4Fe-4S dicluster domain-containing protein — MGNKRVVADSSRCIGCQTCMAACIEAHDIPGNIAAPRLRVTRTYEISAPVACHHCEDAPCAKACPTGALFFDPKNHRIGVNEDNCIGCKSCVMACPFGAVSVATTQVPVLMGDVRVGSQTKSFVLKCDLCVDRPGGPACAEACPTKGLTLVDEERLAELTAERARATIENEA; from the coding sequence ATGGGCAATAAACGAGTCGTGGCTGATTCTTCACGCTGCATTGGATGCCAAACCTGTATGGCGGCGTGCATCGAGGCACACGATATTCCCGGCAACATCGCCGCGCCGCGCCTGCGCGTGACGCGTACGTACGAGATCTCCGCACCGGTGGCTTGCCATCACTGCGAGGATGCCCCGTGCGCCAAGGCTTGTCCTACGGGCGCCTTGTTCTTTGATCCAAAGAACCATCGCATCGGCGTCAACGAGGACAACTGCATTGGCTGCAAGAGCTGCGTCATGGCATGCCCCTTTGGCGCCGTGAGCGTGGCGACCACGCAGGTCCCCGTCTTGATGGGTGACGTTCGCGTCGGTTCGCAGACTAAGAGCTTCGTGCTCAAGTGCGACCTGTGCGTGGACCGTCCCGGCGGTCCGGCGTGTGCCGAGGCATGCCCGACCAAGGGCCTCACCCTGGTAGACGAGGAGCGTCTGGCAGAACTGACTGCCGAGCGTGCCCGCGCCACCATCGAAAACGAGGCGTAA
- the selD gene encoding selenide, water dikinase SelD encodes MAPGALAQVLGDLPNVHNDNLLVGFDTSDDASVFRVGDNLGLVQSIDFFPPMVDDPFLFGQIAAANSLSDIYAMGGRPSHAMNLLCIPSCLGVEVAGQILAGGADKCVEAGCTIAGGHTINDDEPKYGLSVSGFVALDRMLANSGACVGDVLLLTKAVGSGIITTAIKGELIEQDEAAAMFDSMCTLNEAPIRLAEGLELHGCTDVTGFGLIGHACEMAEGSGVQVELASGAVPLFDQVLDMARLGIIPAGSYRNQDFFGPRVAAGEDLEPGMLDALYDPQTSGGLLIAAPADDVDELARRLHAEGRIAVVVGRVCEPVPGGPAVHVVR; translated from the coding sequence TTGGCTCCCGGAGCCCTCGCCCAGGTCCTGGGCGATTTACCCAATGTGCATAACGACAACTTGCTCGTGGGATTCGATACCTCCGACGATGCGAGCGTCTTTCGCGTTGGCGATAACTTAGGCCTCGTGCAGTCCATCGACTTCTTCCCGCCGATGGTCGACGACCCGTTCCTGTTTGGCCAAATCGCCGCGGCCAACTCGCTGTCGGACATCTACGCCATGGGCGGGCGGCCGAGTCATGCCATGAACCTGCTCTGCATACCCAGTTGCCTGGGCGTTGAGGTTGCCGGGCAGATTTTGGCGGGTGGCGCCGACAAGTGCGTCGAGGCCGGCTGCACCATCGCGGGCGGCCACACCATCAACGACGACGAGCCCAAGTACGGCCTGTCCGTGAGCGGCTTTGTCGCGCTCGACCGCATGCTCGCTAACAGCGGTGCATGCGTGGGCGATGTCCTGCTGCTGACCAAGGCGGTTGGCTCGGGTATCATCACCACAGCCATCAAGGGCGAGCTCATCGAGCAGGACGAGGCCGCAGCCATGTTTGACTCGATGTGCACCCTCAACGAGGCGCCGATTCGTCTGGCCGAGGGACTTGAGCTTCACGGCTGCACCGATGTCACGGGCTTTGGCCTGATCGGGCACGCGTGCGAGATGGCCGAGGGCTCGGGCGTGCAGGTTGAGCTTGCGTCGGGAGCGGTACCGCTCTTTGATCAGGTGCTCGACATGGCGCGCCTGGGCATTATCCCCGCGGGCTCCTACCGCAACCAGGACTTCTTTGGCCCCCGTGTGGCTGCCGGCGAGGACCTGGAGCCGGGCATGCTCGACGCGCTGTACGATCCGCAGACATCTGGTGGCCTGCTTATTGCGGCGCCTGCTGACGATGTGGATGAGCTCGCGCGCCGTCTGCATGCCGAAGGACGTATCGCCGTCGTCGTCGGTCGCGTGTGCGAACCGGTGCCGGGCGGTCCTGCCGTCCACGTTGTTCGCTAG
- a CDS encoding type II toxin-antitoxin system VapC family toxin, with translation MSSTIIDETVILRYLLNDDEVLSPRAAKVIATRTARVYPEIITRVVVTLRDVYKVPRVEIAAAMKRLLDDVMVDEPTVVALAVKLFGKTHMDFTDCLLAARTAIYNDDVVSFGKPIIQGMIDYRRKRQTAADARDRAAEARSRSTDSTIDKLRHHGRH, from the coding sequence ATGAGTAGCACCATCATCGACGAGACCGTCATCCTTCGCTACCTGCTTAACGACGACGAGGTCCTGTCACCGCGCGCCGCCAAGGTCATCGCCACGCGCACCGCACGTGTCTACCCCGAAATCATCACGCGCGTCGTGGTCACGCTGCGCGACGTCTATAAGGTTCCCCGCGTTGAAATTGCTGCGGCCATGAAAAGGCTGCTCGATGACGTCATGGTCGACGAGCCCACCGTTGTCGCCCTTGCCGTCAAACTCTTCGGCAAGACCCATATGGACTTTACCGACTGCCTCCTCGCAGCCCGAACCGCCATCTACAACGATGATGTCGTGAGCTTTGGCAAGCCCATCATCCAAGGCATGATCGATTACCGCCGTAAACGCCAAACCGCCGCCGACGCTCGCGACCGCGCCGCCGAAGCCCGCAGCCGAAGCACCGACTCCACCATCGACAAGCTCCGCCATCACGGTCGCCACTAA
- the fdhF gene encoding formate dehydrogenase subunit alpha — MEKHKVICPYCGAGCQFNLLVQNGQVVGTEPLNGITNQGELCLKGMSGYDFINDTKILTPRVLHPMIRRTKGAGLERVSWDEALDFTASKMQAIIDEYGPNAVMTTGSSRGGGNEANYVMQKFTRACIGTHSVDNCARTUHGPTVLGLMDTVGSGCMSCSIPGMEDAGCIFLFGYNPADSHPIVARRIVRAKEKGCKIIVADPRHIETARIADLYLPIKNGCNVAFLNAFANCLVNDGLYDKEFVAEHTNGFDEWWETIKNYTPESVQDITGVEPALIHQAAEMYATAKPSAIIGWGMGVCQQKQNLKTVHTIASIACVAGQIGKPNSGLAPVRGQNNVQGSCDMGMLPNLYPGYQKVTDPAVRAKFAKAWGVPEEKLPLEEGYKLTDLGHLVDEGKVHCFYNYGEDPVQTEPDSAGMRKTLSELDLFICQDIFMTQTTMLADVILPATSWGEHEGVFTASDRSFQHFDAAVPPKGECRHDWEIFADLSTRMGYPMHYDNTEQIWNECISLCPNFVGATYEKMAPEGGYAQWPVKSTDVNDHGTPDMFAGGKFTTKDGRANLMAHDWEAPSELPDDEYPLILCTVREVGHYSCRSMTGNCKTLALLADEPGFVRMNPADAQARGIKNGDIVSIHSRRGQVYSRADVSDRINKGTVYMTYQWWIGKCNELTIHKVDPVSHTPEDKFSACQVDAIADQVWAEGEVERQYTELKQALVDAAAPQDVEPGAAKFDDETHVNQIV; from the coding sequence ATGGAGAAGCATAAAGTGATCTGCCCGTACTGCGGCGCCGGTTGCCAGTTTAACCTCCTGGTCCAAAACGGCCAGGTCGTGGGTACCGAACCGCTCAACGGCATCACCAATCAGGGCGAGCTGTGCCTTAAGGGTATGAGCGGCTACGACTTCATCAACGACACCAAGATCTTGACTCCTCGCGTACTGCACCCGATGATCCGCCGCACTAAGGGCGCGGGTCTTGAGCGCGTAAGCTGGGACGAGGCACTGGATTTCACCGCATCTAAGATGCAGGCCATAATTGACGAATATGGCCCTAACGCTGTCATGACCACCGGCTCTTCGCGAGGCGGCGGCAATGAGGCGAACTACGTCATGCAGAAGTTTACGCGTGCGTGCATCGGCACCCACAGCGTGGACAACTGCGCCCGTACTTGACACGGCCCTACTGTCCTCGGTCTGATGGACACGGTTGGTTCAGGTTGCATGTCATGCTCCATCCCCGGTATGGAGGATGCGGGCTGCATTTTCCTCTTCGGCTATAACCCTGCCGATTCGCACCCCATCGTCGCAAGGCGTATCGTGCGAGCCAAAGAAAAGGGTTGCAAGATCATCGTCGCCGATCCGCGCCATATCGAAACCGCGCGTATCGCCGATCTCTACCTTCCGATCAAGAACGGTTGCAACGTCGCGTTCCTCAACGCCTTTGCCAACTGCTTGGTCAACGATGGCCTCTACGACAAGGAATTCGTCGCCGAGCACACGAACGGCTTTGACGAGTGGTGGGAGACCATCAAGAACTACACTCCCGAATCCGTACAGGACATCACGGGTGTCGAGCCCGCGTTGATCCACCAAGCTGCCGAGATGTACGCCACGGCGAAGCCTTCTGCCATCATTGGCTGGGGCATGGGCGTATGCCAGCAGAAGCAGAACCTGAAGACGGTGCACACCATCGCCTCCATCGCCTGCGTTGCCGGCCAGATCGGCAAACCCAATTCCGGCCTCGCGCCCGTGCGCGGTCAGAACAACGTCCAGGGCTCCTGCGATATGGGCATGCTGCCCAACCTGTACCCTGGCTACCAGAAGGTCACCGACCCGGCTGTGCGTGCCAAGTTTGCCAAGGCTTGGGGCGTGCCCGAGGAAAAGCTCCCGCTCGAGGAGGGCTACAAACTCACCGACCTGGGCCACCTGGTCGACGAGGGCAAGGTGCACTGCTTCTACAACTACGGCGAGGACCCGGTGCAGACCGAGCCCGATTCGGCCGGTATGCGCAAGACGCTCTCCGAGCTGGATCTGTTCATCTGCCAGGACATCTTTATGACGCAGACGACCATGCTCGCCGACGTCATCCTGCCCGCTACCTCTTGGGGCGAGCACGAGGGTGTCTTTACCGCATCCGACCGTAGCTTCCAGCACTTTGACGCGGCCGTTCCGCCCAAGGGCGAGTGCCGTCACGACTGGGAGATCTTCGCGGACCTGTCTACGCGCATGGGTTACCCCATGCACTACGACAACACCGAGCAGATCTGGAACGAGTGCATTAGCCTGTGCCCCAACTTTGTGGGCGCGACTTACGAGAAGATGGCTCCCGAGGGCGGCTACGCCCAGTGGCCCGTCAAGAGCACCGATGTGAACGACCACGGTACGCCCGACATGTTCGCTGGTGGCAAGTTCACCACCAAGGACGGCCGCGCCAACCTGATGGCGCACGACTGGGAGGCGCCCTCCGAGCTTCCCGATGATGAGTACCCGCTCATCCTGTGCACCGTCCGCGAGGTCGGCCACTACAGCTGCCGCTCGATGACCGGCAACTGCAAGACGCTGGCGCTGCTTGCCGACGAGCCCGGCTTTGTCCGCATGAATCCCGCGGACGCCCAGGCGCGCGGCATCAAGAATGGCGATATCGTCTCGATTCACAGCCGCCGCGGCCAGGTATACAGCCGCGCCGACGTGAGCGATCGCATCAACAAGGGCACGGTCTACATGACCTACCAGTGGTGGATCGGCAAGTGCAATGAGCTGACCATTCACAAGGTCGACCCGGTCTCGCACACGCCCGAGGATAAGTTCTCCGCCTGCCAGGTCGACGCCATTGCCGACCAGGTTTGGGCAGAGGGCGAAGTCGAGCGTCAGTATACCGAGCTCAAGCAGGCTCTGGTGGACGCCGCCGCTCCCCAAGACGTTGAGCCCGGCGCCGCCAAGTTCGACGACGAGACGCACGTGAACCAAATCGTGTAG
- a CDS encoding 4Fe-4S dicluster domain-containing protein, which translates to MNRFIDINPERCIGCGTCQSACADAHRMQGLQDTPRLALVKTGGISAALACHHCEGAPCAEVCPVNAIEHDGDRIHVKEQECIGCRLCAIACPFGAIHPDGTSITGVAGMCDPTPSYPKSLSSLLTWAPGQYTCAVKCDLCAFDPDGPHCVAACPTKALTVMGGAADRELDEAKRLRSIESGPSVDATAVAQGLSEKAEGSVNNG; encoded by the coding sequence ATGAACCGCTTCATCGACATCAACCCGGAGAGGTGCATCGGCTGCGGGACATGCCAGTCCGCCTGTGCCGACGCCCACCGGATGCAGGGTCTTCAGGATACGCCGCGCCTGGCGCTCGTGAAGACCGGCGGTATTTCGGCCGCCCTTGCCTGCCACCATTGCGAGGGTGCCCCCTGCGCCGAGGTTTGCCCGGTGAATGCCATCGAGCACGATGGCGATCGCATCCACGTCAAGGAGCAGGAGTGCATCGGGTGCAGGCTGTGCGCCATCGCGTGCCCCTTCGGTGCCATCCATCCCGATGGCACGTCTATCACCGGTGTCGCAGGCATGTGCGACCCGACGCCTTCGTATCCTAAGTCCCTGAGCAGCCTGCTTACGTGGGCTCCTGGCCAGTACACCTGCGCTGTCAAGTGCGACCTGTGCGCCTTCGATCCGGACGGCCCGCATTGTGTGGCGGCGTGCCCCACCAAGGCTCTGACCGTCATGGGCGGCGCGGCCGATCGCGAGCTCGACGAGGCCAAGCGCCTGCGCTCGATCGAAAGCGGTCCGTCCGTCGACGCTACCGCTGTGGCCCAGGGCCTGTCCGAGAAAGCAGAAGGGAGCGTAAACAATGGATAG
- the yedF gene encoding sulfurtransferase-like selenium metabolism protein YedF, whose amino-acid sequence MSTKIEVNAMGDACPLPVVKTLKALKQLDGEGAVVTSVDNETAVKNISKMAQEKGCTASVEKVSDAEWHVTVATSGAVAVADPEQDGAAFCDASAGKGKLVISVYTDCMGHGDDELGHKLMKAFIFAVTQQEELPATMLFYNGGAKLTVEGSPVLDDLKGLAEQGVEILTCGTCLDHYGIKDQLAVGEVTNMYVIVEKMEQAVRVVRP is encoded by the coding sequence ATGTCTACCAAGATTGAAGTCAATGCCATGGGCGATGCCTGCCCGCTGCCCGTTGTTAAGACGCTCAAGGCGCTCAAACAGCTCGATGGCGAGGGTGCCGTGGTGACCTCGGTCGATAACGAGACCGCCGTCAAGAACATCTCCAAGATGGCGCAGGAGAAGGGCTGCACGGCCTCGGTCGAGAAGGTTTCTGACGCCGAGTGGCACGTGACCGTGGCGACCTCTGGCGCCGTTGCCGTGGCTGATCCCGAGCAGGATGGTGCTGCCTTCTGTGATGCCAGCGCCGGCAAGGGCAAGCTCGTCATTTCCGTCTACACCGACTGTATGGGCCACGGCGACGACGAGCTGGGCCACAAGCTCATGAAGGCCTTCATCTTTGCCGTGACGCAGCAGGAGGAGCTGCCCGCGACCATGCTGTTCTACAACGGCGGCGCCAAGCTCACCGTCGAGGGCTCACCGGTACTCGACGACCTGAAGGGTCTGGCCGAGCAGGGTGTCGAGATTCTCACCTGTGGTACCTGCCTCGACCACTATGGCATTAAAGACCAGCTTGCGGTGGGCGAGGTCACCAACATGTACGTGATTGTGGAGAAGATGGAGCAGGCCGTGCGCGTCGTGCGCCCGTAG